From Falco cherrug isolate bFalChe1 chromosome 4, bFalChe1.pri, whole genome shotgun sequence, one genomic window encodes:
- the RPS15 gene encoding 40S ribosomal protein S15 codes for MAEVEQKKKRTFRKFTYRGVDLDQLLDMSYEQLMQLYSARQRRRLNRGLRRKQHSLLKRLRKAKKEAPPMEKPEVVKTHLRDMIILPEMVGSMVGVYNGKTFNQVEIKPEMIGHYLGEFSITYKPVKHGRPGIGATHSSRFIPLK; via the exons ATG GCGGAGGTGGAGCAGAAGAAGAAACGAACCTTCCGGAAATTCACCTATAGGGGAGTGGACCTAGACCAGCTCCTCGACATGTCCTA CGAGCAGCTGATGCAGCTGTACAGCGCCCGTCAGCGCCGGCGGCTCAACCGCGGGCTGCGCCGTAAGCAGCACTCCCTGCTGAAGCGCCTGCGGAAAGCCAAGAAGGAGGCGCCCCCCATGGAGAAGCCAGAGGTGGTGAAGACCCACTTGAGGGACATGATCATCCTCCCCGAGATGGTGGGCAGCATGGTGGGCGTCTACAACGGCAAAACGTTCAACCAGGTGGAGATCAAG ccCGAAATGATTGGTCACTACCTGGGGGAATTCTCCATCACCTACAAGCCGGTGAAGCATGGCCGGCCTGGTATCGGAGCCACACACTCATCCAGGTTCATTCCTCTGAAGTAA